Proteins from one Saccharomyces eubayanus strain FM1318 chromosome XI, whole genome shotgun sequence genomic window:
- the MIF2 gene encoding Mif2p, with product MDYMNLGLRSRKTGIDVKQNIPKDEYSMENIDDFFKDDETSLISMRRKSRRKSSLFLPSSLNNNTDNVLPPFLQSYRPQEKEAAQNPSSNDGSRRSSLLSHQSSFQSPANEFEPIQEDPEEEEKGSRSNGIGTPKTNNLSKPSFKRKYSTHYDLDISEDPSVRLTPDRITNKNMYSDVPDLVADEDDDDRGNTSLNTSDNALLEDELEDDGFVPESEEDRDYIGSDSSLDSSSDSPSDVNGDDTYQEVEEEAQVSENDNEDDYIKRQATDVVRTDSIIDRNGLRKSTRVKVAPLQYWRNEKIVYKRKSSKPVLDIDKIVTYDESEDEEEILAAQRKKRQKKKPTQTRPYNYVPTGRPRGRPKKNPNTTENPVPEDPNEEIIERIESGGIENGEWLRHGILEANVKISDNIEEMKDEIIAFAPNLSQAEQVKDTKDENFSLEIMFDKHKEHFASGILKLPAISGQKKLSNSFRTYITFHVIQGIVEVTVCKNKFLSVKGSTFQIPAFNEYAIVNKGNDEARMFFVQVTISQDTNDDNDKDLETTFDTFG from the coding sequence ATGGACTACATGAACCTGGGACTGAGGTCCCGTAAAACTGGTATTGATGTTAAACAAAACATACCCAAGGATGAATACAGTATGGAGaatattgatgattttttcaaagatgatgaaactAGTCTTATCAGTATGAGGAgaaaaagcagaagaaaatcatCACTGTTTTTACCGTCATCATTAAACAACAACACCGATAACGTATTACCGCCATTCCTACAGTCATACCGACctcaagaaaaggaagctgCTCAGAATCCATCCAGTAATGACGGCTCAAGAAGATCCTCTTTGTTAAGTCATCAGTCCAGTTTTCAAAGCCCAGCTAATGAATTTGAACCCATTCAGGAGGATccagaggaagaagaaaaaggcaGCAGAAGCAATGGGATTGGAACGCCAAAAACCAACAATTTAAGCAAGCCTAgttttaaaagaaaatattctaCCCATTATGACCTTGATATTTCGGAAGACCCCTCCGTGAGGTTGACTCCCGATAGGATAACTAATAAAAACATGTACTCAGACGTTCCTGACTTGGTTgctgatgaagatgatgacgatagGGGAAACACTTCTTTAAACACATCTGATAATGCGTTATTAGAAGATGAGTTAGAAGATGACGGGTTTGTACCTGAAAGTGAAGAGGACAGAGACTATATTGGAAGTGATTCTTCCCTGGATTCCAGCTCGGATTCCCCAAGTGATGTTAATGGTGATGATACTTACCaagaagtagaagaagaggctCAAGTGAGtgaaaatgataatgaagatgactATATAAAACGACAAGCGACCGATGTGGTTCGAACAGACTCAATAATCGATAGAAACGGACTGCGAAAATCCACGAGAGTTAAAGTCGCACCTTTGCAATATTGGAGAAACGAGAAAATAGTGTACAAGAGAAAATCCAGCAAACCTGTTCTCGATATAGACAAAATTGTCACATATGATGAATCGGAAGACGAAGAGGAAATCCTGGCAgctcaaagaaagaaaagacagaaaaagaaacctaCACAAACTAGGCCATACAATTATGTGCCTACAGGAAGACCAAGAGGTAGACCGAAGAAGAATCCAAATACAACAGAAAACCCCGTTCCAGAAGATCCCAATGAGGAGATTATAGAAAGGATAGAATCCGGAGGTATAGAAAACGGAGAATGGCTGAGACACGGGATACTAGAGGCTAATGTGAAAATCAGTGACAATATTGAGGAGATGAAGGACGAAATCATCGCATTTGCACCTAACTTATCACAAGCTGAACAAGTAAAAGATACAAAGGATGAGAATTTTTCCCTTGAGATAATGTTTGACAAACATAAAGAGCATTTTGCAAGTGGGATATTAAAGTTGCCAGCCATATCTGgacagaaaaaattaagtAACTCATTTAGAACTTATATCACATTCCATGTGATACAAGGGATCGTTGAAGTTACTGTATGTAAGAATAAATTCTTGAGTGTCAAAGGTTCTACTTTTCAGATACCAGCATTCAATGAATATGCCATTGTCAATAAGGGAAACGATGAAGCCAGAATGTTCTTCGTGCAGGTGACCATTTCGCAAGACACTAATgacgataatgataaagatcTAGAAACCACTTTCGACACTTTCGGGTGA
- the SRX1 gene encoding sulfiredoxin, which yields MSLQSNSVKPTEIPLSQIRRPLAPVLDPQKIDAMVATMKGVPTASKTCSLEEAAAAASSKELPPVDVLGVRAHDQTLYYAFGGCHRLQAYDRRARETQNAAFPVRCRVLPATPRQIRLYLGSSLDIE from the coding sequence ATGTCACTACAGAGCAACAGTGTGAAGCCTACGGAAATTCCCCTGTCACAGATCAGGCGCCCGCTGGCGCCCGTGCTGGATCCACAGAAGATCGACGCCATGGTGGCCACTATGAAGGGCGTCCCTACGGCCAGCAAGACGTGCTCCTTGGAGGAGGCGGCAGCCGCCGCCTCCTCCAAGGAGCTGCCGCCCGTGGACGTGCTGGGCGTGCGTGCTCACGACCAGACGCTATACTACGCCTTTGGCGGCTGCCACCGTCTGCAGGCCTACGACCGCCGGGCCCGCGAGACTCAGAACGCCGCCTTCCCCGTGCGCTGCAGGGTGCTGCCGGCCACTCCCCGCCAGATCCGCCTCTACCTGGGCAGCAGCCTCGACATCGAGTAG
- a CDS encoding phosphatidylinositol/phosphatidylcholine-binding protein, producing MTTSILDTYPQICSPNALPGTPGNLTKEQEEALLHFRSILLEQNYKERLDDSTLLRFLRARKFNVNAAVEMFKEAERWREEYGANTIIEDYENNKESEDRERIKLAKMYPQYYHHVDKDGRPLYFEELGGINLKKMYKITTEEQMLRNLVKEYELFARHRVPACSRRAGYLIETSCTVLDLKGISLSNAYHVLSYIKDVASISQNYYPERMGKFYIIHSPFGFSTMFKMVKPFLDPVTVSKIFILGSSYKKELLKQIPIENLPVKYGGKSTLRNSNDRLYYSDIGPWRDPKYIGPEGEIPNIFGKFTVTD from the coding sequence ATGACAACTAGCATACTTGATACTTATCCTCAAATCTGTTCGCCTAACGCTCTTCCAGGTACTCCCGGAAATTTAACCAAGGAGCAAGAGGAGGCCCTTTTGCACTTCAGGTCGATTTTGCTAGAACAAAActacaaagaaagattggATGATTCCACACTGTTGCGATTTTTAAGAGCAAGGAAATTCAACGTCAATGCTGCCGTTGAAATGTTTAAGGAAGCTGAACGATGGAGAGAAGAATATGGTGCCAACACTATTATCGAGGATTacgaaaacaataaagaatcTGAAGACAGAGAAAGAATCAAATTGGCTAAGATGTACCCTCAGTACTATCATCATGTTGACAAGGATGGAAGGCCGTTGTATTTTGAAGAGCTCGGAGGAATtaacttgaagaagatgtaTAAGATCACTACTGAAGAGCAAATGTTAAGAAACTTGGTCAAGGAGTACGAACTTTTTGCCAGGCACAGGGTCCCGGCATGTTCGAGGAGGGCCGGTTACCTGATTGAAACCTCGTGTACCGTGCTGGACTTGAAGGGAATTTCGTTATCGAATGCGTACCATGTGCTCTCTTACATCAAGGACGTTGCAAGTATCAGTCAAAACTATTATCCTGAGAGAATGGGCAAATTCTATATCATACATAGTCCCTTCGGTTTCTCTACAATGTTTAAAATGGTCAAACCCTTTTTAGATCCCGTCACTGTGTCGAAAATATTCATCCTGGGTTCCTCTtacaaaaaggaattgtTGAAGCAAATCCCTATAGAGAACCTACCCGTTAAATATGGTGGCAAATCCACTTTGCGTAATTCTAACGATAGGTTGTATTATTCTGATATTGGTCCTTGGAGAGACCCAAAATATATCGGACCGGAAGGTGAAATCCC
- the CYT2 gene encoding cytochrome c1 heme lyase CYT2, whose protein sequence is MTASDQQGKCPVDEETRQLWLREHTKESVPGGPVPPSELECSANPQLNDKDPQYVTDVGLSQSREVSTIPRTDSDKNWIYPSEKQFYEAMMKKNWDPNSNDMKVVVPLHNSINERVWNYIRSWEDKQGGEACGGIKLSNFKGDSKKLTPRAWFRSRILHLAKPFDRHDWQIDRCGKTIDYVIDFYSNDQNAPEQQQPLIYLDVRPKLNSFEGFRLRFWKYLGF, encoded by the coding sequence ATGACCGCTTCAGACCAACAGGGGAAATGTCCTGTCGACGAGGAAACCAGGCAGCTGTGGCTGCGAGAACACACTAAAGAATCAGTTCCGGGGGGCCCGGTCCCGCCCAGTGAGCTGGAGTGTTCTGCAAACCCGCAACTGAACGATAAGGACCCTCAGTATGTTACCGACGTGGGGTTGTCGCAGTCCAGAGAGGTCTCCACCATTCCAAGAACCGACTCCGATAAAAACTGGATATACCCTTCGGAAAAGCAATTCTACGAGGccatgatgaagaaaaactgggACCCGAACTCAAACGATATGAAGGTCGTCGTGCCACTGCACAACTCCATCAACGAGCGGGTCTGGAACTACATCAGAAGCTGGGAGGACAAGCAAGGTGGCGAAGCGTGCGGCGGTATCAAACTGTCTAATTTCAAAGGCGATTCCAAAAAACTTACGCCAAGAGCTTGGTTTAGATCGCGTATCTTGCATCTGGCCAAGCCATTTGATAGACACGACTGGCAAATTGACAGATGTGGCAAGACTATAGATTACGTGATCGACTTTTATTCAAACGACCAAAACGCCCCCgagcagcagcagccaCTTATTTATCTGGACGTCAGACCGAAACTGAACAGTTTTGAAGGCTTTAGGCTGAGGTTTTGGAAATATCTGGGCTTTTGA
- the CUE2 gene encoding Cue2p, producing the protein MNMNGNDDYDSQISILMDMFPTVSGSILQEHLLKNNNDLELAICLLLKENDEVATTDNELHQLYDMFPHIDCDIIKDQFTANEKSVELTISDLLNYEILQKLKEDQTPSHDSVQQDGTKNNWKLTNDHIQTIIKFTDAPKNIAQKYFVENSFDSISAVIKIVLDYYDKDHFTQTPTTVNSKIRLTAPVKGGRVQSSMGLAHVLKQGEKSTKESGENIKRVKTYKHSSSSPQMIELNEMIEGNHDLKAINHEFLQKCLQFYDGDIMKVLDLSSLLIKDDKSITKTWNFDGGFTLTSQDNCKQHSSKPSTPPNSHKNCVKKSPFQNKETHEEAVAIINNLFQTYRLDFHGFLPNEAVSILKLALNKWWSKEVTERELNSHNINAYGSKVQFVSPLVVVTGRGIHSVGGISKVRLQVKNFLDKNHYVFWEESSFFRVEGKKRK; encoded by the coding sequence ATGAACATGAATGGCAATGATGACTATGATTCCCAAATATCGATCTTGATGGATATGTTTCCAACTGTTTCTGGATCCATATTACAAGAGCATTTactcaaaaataataatgaccTAGAATTAGCAATATGCCTGCTACTAAAGGAGAACGACGAAGTGGCTACTACCGATAATGAGCTACATCAACTATACGATATGTTTCCTCACATTGATTGCGATATTATAAAGGACCAATTTACAGCCAATGAGAAGTCTGTGGAATTGACTATTTCTGATCTTTTAAATTATGAAATCTTACAAAAGCTTAAAGAAGACCAAACCCCCTCCCATGACAGCGTACAGCAGGAtggaacaaaaaacaactgGAAGCTAACAAACGATCACATACAGACTATAATAAAATTTACTGACGCTCCCAAAAATATTGCACAGAAATACTTTGTCGAAAATAGCTTTGACTCAATAAGCGCTGTTATCAAGATTGTATTAGATTACTATGATAAAGATCATTTTACACAAACTCCAACCACTGTCAACTCAAAAATAAGACTCACTGCTCCTGTGAAAGGCGGTCGAGTTCAGTCATCAATGGGACTCGCACATGTGTTAAAACAAGGGGAAAAGTCGACAAAAGAAAGTggagaaaatatcaaaaggGTGAAAACTTACAAGCACTCATCGAGTAGCCCCCAAATGATTGAATTAAATGAAATGATTGAAGGAAACCATGACCTGAAAGCCATAAACCATGAATTCCTGCAAAAATGCTTGCAATTTTACGATGGAGATATAATGAAAGTATTAGACCTATCCTCCTTACTGATAAAAGATGACAAAAGTATCACCAAGACTTGGAATTTTGACGGAGGCTTTACTTTGACATCGCAAGATAACTGTAAGCAACATTCAAGCAAGCCCTCAACGCCACCGAATTCCCACAAAAACTGTGTAAAAAAATCACCCTTCCAAAATAAGGAAACCCATGAAGAAGCCGTCGCAATTATAAACaatcttttccaaacaTACCGATTAGATTTCCACGGCTTTCTACCTAACGAGGCGGTTTCAATCTTGAAGCTTGCACTAAACAAATGGTGGTCTAAGGAGGTCACAGAACGAGAGCTAAACTCTCATAATATCAATGCTTATGGCTCTAAAGTACAATTCGTGAGCCCGTTAGTTGTAGTTACTGGTAGAGGTATCCATAGTGTCGGCGGGATCTCGAAAGTTCGACTGCAagttaaaaattttttggataaGAACCACTACGTCTTTTGGGAAgagtcttctttttttagagTCGAGGGTAAGAAGAGGAAATAA
- the CAB3 gene encoding phosphopantothenoylcysteine decarboxylase complex subunit CAB3, with protein MTDGKANSVQNMNGKQGANLASSLPTTQVPVSILTNKEKSKNLHDESNVEGSNNNDDQSRSNSNRRNIYKNDFSTNLRDFCFADLKQSSERTRDGHDIYVNTNVPSNNGQQNSFSPSLPSAVSFTVPEVERMPHHRYSISNKPGKQQMQQQEQQQKEQLQEKLRQEKQQEKEVKQIQEEVQKKQIERQQLIEKKERIANVIFKEKTTKDDGNCNKTPVPDGADKCDDEVDSPSMEKNSIVHMPGDFIYFNPKPNASKPMDAKVAQLVANSSSMHKNKEVIAPPTGPRVPFTEFFQKEDDKKFHILIGATGSVATIKVPLIIDKLFKIYGPEKISIQLIVTKPAEHFLRGLKMSTHVKIWREEDAWIFDTVNKNDANLNLNLILHHELRKWADIFLIAPLSANTLAKLANGICNNLLTSVMRDWSPLTPVLIAPAMNTFMYINPMTKKHLTGLIQDYPFIQVLKPVEKVLICGDIGMGGMREWTDIVEIVRRRINEIRKARDEETGDKEQEQEEQEGINNGNDDEEEDEEDDDEEEEATRNETASDESDDDDDDDDDDDDDDDDDGDGDKGEGGD; from the coding sequence ATGACGGACGGAAAAGCAAACTCAGTTCAGAATATGAACGGAAAACAGGGAGCTAACTTGGCCTCATCTTTGCCTACTACACAAGTACCGGTTTCGATATTGACTAACAAggagaaaagcaaaaaccTTCACGATGAGTCAAATGTGGAAGGATCTAATAACAACGACGATCAATCGAGGTCTAATTCTAATagaagaaatatttataaaaaCGACTTTAGTACGAATTTGAGAGACTTTTGTTTTGCTGATTTGAAACAGAGTAGCGAAAGAACCAGAGATGGCCatgatatatatgttaACACGAATGTGCCATCGAATAACGGCCAGCAAAATAGCTTCTCACCTTCTTTGCCTTCTGCTGTTTCATTCACGGTGCCAGAGGTGGAAAGAATGCCCCATCATAGATATTCAATTTCGAATAAACCCGGGAAACAGCAAATGCAGCAACAAgagcaacaacaaaagGAACAACTACAGGAGAAACTTCgtcaagaaaaacaacaagagaaagaggTGAAGCaaatacaagaagaagtgcagaaaaaacaaattgaaagacaacaactaatagaaaaaaaggaaaggaTAGCGAATGTCATATTTAAGGAGAAGACAACCAAAGACGATGGGAACTGTAATAAAACTCCCGTACCAGATGGAGCAGACAAATGTGACGATGAAGTGGACTCACCTTCTATGGAGAAAAATTCTATCGTTCACATGCCTGGtgattttatttatttcaatCCTAAGCCCAACGCTTCTAAACCGATGGACGCCAAGGTGGCACAATTAGTGGCTAACAGCAGCTCTATGCATAAAAATAAGGAGGTTATTGCACCACCCACGGGACCACGTGTGCCCTTTACAgagtttttccaaaaggaGGACGACAAAAAGTTCCATATCTTGATTGGCGCCACGGGGTCAGTTGCTACAATAAAAGTGCCCTTAATTATTGACAAGTTATTCAAGATATACGGGCCGGAGAAAATTTCGATTCAGTTGATAGTGACAAAGCCCGCAGAACATTTTTTGAGAGGGCTAAAGATGTCTACGCACGTCAAAATCTGGAGGGAGGAAGATGCATGGATATTTGATACTGTAAACAAGAATGACGCTAACCTAAATCTGAACCTTATATTACATCATGAACTGAGAAAATGGGCCGATATTTTTCTAATCGCGCCCTTGTCTGCCAACACGTTGGCTAAGTTGGCCAATGGTATATGCAACAACCTGTTAACTTCTGTGATGAGAGATTGGTCACCGTTGACACCAGTTTTGATTGCACCTGCAATGAACACTTTTATGTACATCAACCCCATGACGAAGAAGCATTTGACTGGGTTGATCCAGGACTACCCATTCATCCAAGTTTTGAAACCGGTAGAGAAAGTGTTAATCTGCGGTGATATTGGTATGGGTGGCATGAGAGAATGGACAGACATTGTGGAGATTGTGAGGAGGAGAATAAACGAGATAAGAAAAGCCAGGGATGAAGAGACGGGAGACAAAGagcaagaacaagaagaacaggaGGGTATTAACAACGGGAACGACgacgaagaggaagatgaagaagacgatgacgaagaggaggaggcGACTCGAAACGAAACGGCCTCGGATGAGagcgatgatgatgatgatgatgatgatgacgacgatgacgacgacgacgacgacggAGACGGCGACAAAGGAGAGGGGGGGGACTGA
- the MDH1 gene encoding malate dehydrogenase MDH1 has product MLSRVARRAFSSTVANPYKVTVLGAGGGIGQPLSLLLKLNHKVTDLRLYDLKGAKGVATDLSHIPTNSVVKGFSPEEPDGLSNALKDTDMVLIPAGVPRKPGMTRDDLFAINASIVHDLAVAAAESAPNAAILVISNPVNSTVPIVAQVLKSKGVYNPKKLFGVTTLDSIRASRFISEVEHTDPTQERVNVIGGHSGITIIPLISQTTHKLMSDDKKQELIHRIQFGGDEVVKAKNGAGSATLSMAHAGAKFANAVLSGFKGERDVIEPSFVDSPLFKSEGIDFFASPVTLGPDGIEKIHPIGELSSQEEEMLEKCKETLKKNIEKGVSFVASK; this is encoded by the coding sequence ATGTTATCCAGAGTAGCCAGACGTGCCTTCTCCTCGACAGTTGCCAACCCTTATAAAGTCACCGTTTTGGGTGCAGGTGGTGGTATTGGGCAGCCATTGTCGCTGCTTCTAAAGCTGAATCACAAAGTCACCGACTTGAGACTGTACGACTTGAAAGGTGCTAAGGGTGTTGCCACAGACTTGTCGCATATCCCAACCAACTCCGTCGTCAAGGGGTTTTCTCCAGAAGAGCCGGACGGATTGAGCAATGCTTTGAAGGACACAGACATGGTGCTGATCCCCGCCGGTGTGCCCAGAAAGCCAGGTATGACACGTGACGATTTGTTCGCCATCAATGCAAGCATCGTGCACGACTTGGCAGTTGCCGCCGCGGAATCCGCTCCCAACGCCGCCATCTTGGTCATCTCCAACCCGGTTAACTCCACCGTACCTATTGTCGCCCAGGTCTTGAAGAGCAAGGGTGTATACAACCCCAAAAAGCTGTTCGGTGTGACCACCTTGGACTCCATCAGAGCCTCCAGATTCATCTCCGAAGTGGAACACACCGACCCCACTCAGGAAAGAGTCAACGTCATCGGTGGTCACTCAGGTATCACCATCATCCCATTGATCTCCCAGACTACCCATAAGTTGATGTCCGACGACAAAAAGCAAGAGCTGATCCACAGAATACAGTTTGGTGGGGACGAAGTCGTCAAGGCCAAGAACGGTGCTGGTTCCGCCACCCTGTCCATGGCGCACGCTGGTGCTAAGTTCGCCAACGCCGTGTTGTCGGGCTTCAAGGGCGAAAGAGACGTCATCGAACCCTCATTTGTAGACTCTCCTCTATTCAAGTCCGAAGGCATTGACTTCTTCGCATCTCCGGTCACCTTGGGCCCAGACGGTATCGAGAAGATTCATCCTATTGGCGAACTTTCCtctcaagaagaagaaatgcTAGAGAAATGCAAAGAAACTCTAAAGAAGAACATCGAAAAGGGTGTGAGCTTTGTCGCTAGTAAATAG